One Candidatus Binataceae bacterium DNA segment encodes these proteins:
- a CDS encoding DUF4911 domain-containing protein, translating into MTRSQEKGAAFESIVIAIPPARIVEFKAIIESYDNLATLRTEDPRRHHLRLYFASDQKDTVNQLIESLRERFEIRPLV; encoded by the coding sequence GTGACTCGCAGCCAGGAGAAGGGGGCCGCCTTCGAAAGCATCGTCATCGCGATACCTCCCGCGCGGATTGTCGAATTCAAGGCGATCATCGAATCCTACGACAACCTGGCAACCTTGAGGACTGAAGACCCTCGCCGGCACCATCTCAGGCTCTACTTCGCATCCGATCAGAAGGACACGGTCAATCAACTAATCGAATCGCTTCGCGAACGCTTCGAAATTCGTCCCCTGGTCTAG
- a CDS encoding MlaD family protein, which produces MSRHRGEWNVRIVRSLLLAAALMGCASSPKYYSAAFSQPDGLGPGDPVRHGGTQIGAVTTISAAGSGGTQVSVQIDPEYASAVYVDSILVLQGGGATPSLELFTPSAESSKAADGALLYGASNDNQTQMLTTILGPEAIGNSYAQFINRYAPPQAAPSPGASVLQNQLMDIFRQTMAATSVLSTSSPAGRAQTDQFLEDADAVERQLDAHGQTAQASQVRAQVAQMNAAAAGASPNTLTIPKAAPTP; this is translated from the coding sequence ATGAGCCGTCATCGCGGGGAGTGGAACGTCAGGATTGTTCGCTCTCTCCTGCTGGCTGCGGCCCTCATGGGCTGCGCCTCCAGTCCAAAGTATTACAGTGCCGCGTTCAGTCAGCCCGATGGGCTCGGGCCCGGCGATCCGGTGCGACATGGTGGCACCCAAATTGGGGCGGTCACGACAATCTCCGCCGCCGGCAGCGGTGGCACGCAGGTTTCGGTGCAGATCGATCCCGAATACGCAAGTGCTGTGTACGTCGACTCGATCCTGGTCCTGCAGGGCGGCGGCGCCACTCCGTCACTTGAGCTGTTCACACCCAGCGCTGAGAGCTCCAAAGCAGCTGACGGCGCACTGCTTTACGGCGCCTCGAACGACAACCAGACGCAGATGCTCACCACCATCCTAGGCCCGGAGGCTATCGGTAACAGCTATGCGCAGTTTATCAATCGCTACGCGCCGCCACAGGCCGCCCCCTCCCCGGGCGCGTCGGTCTTGCAAAATCAGCTCATGGACATTTTCCGGCAGACGATGGCGGCGACCAGCGTGTTGTCGACCTCCAGTCCGGCCGGACGCGCACAAACAGATCAATTTCTAGAGGACGCCGATGCGGTCGAGCGCCAGCTCGATGCTCACGGACAAACGGCGCAAGCATCGCAAGTTCGCGCCCAGGTTGCGCAAATGAATGCTGCCGCGGCCGGGGCTTCCCCTAACACGCTGACCATACCAAAGGCAGCGCCCACGCCCTGA
- a CDS encoding phosphotransferase family protein encodes MDRERLTEFLGRRMPDAENLQVLGLRRISGGSSRETYSFDLEWQERGETRRRPLIGRRDPTGGLLKSEREREFRVIEAMHRAGLRVPEALFLELDHSVMDRPFFVMHRAAGRTSNGAVPASEPAQLREKIAHQFLDELVRIQSLDYRVLGLEFLGEPRDLAEPARVQTTHWTEIYHRDRMGEHYPLLDAAFAWLAANPVVADRITLVHGDFRSGNYLYDDEGLIAMLDWEMTHLGDPIEDLAWATMMFWGRQEFAAGLMEREAFYRLYEQKSGHPIDRARLRFYQVLGNAKMAVICLTGIRDFIEGRTTDSVMPVLKVLLPALFQDIAAQLRLA; translated from the coding sequence ATGGACCGAGAACGATTGACCGAATTTTTGGGGCGTCGAATGCCGGACGCGGAGAATCTCCAGGTTCTCGGATTACGGCGCATCTCGGGCGGATCCTCGCGCGAAACCTATTCCTTTGACCTCGAGTGGCAAGAGCGCGGCGAGACTCGCAGGCGCCCGCTCATCGGACGCCGCGACCCCACCGGGGGGCTGCTCAAGTCAGAACGCGAGCGCGAGTTTCGAGTGATCGAAGCGATGCACCGCGCCGGGCTGCGGGTGCCCGAAGCATTGTTCCTCGAACTGGATCACTCGGTCATGGACCGGCCCTTCTTCGTTATGCACCGCGCGGCGGGGCGCACTTCAAACGGCGCCGTCCCCGCTAGCGAACCCGCGCAACTCCGCGAAAAAATCGCACATCAGTTTCTGGACGAGCTGGTCCGCATCCAATCGCTCGATTACCGCGTGCTGGGATTGGAGTTTCTTGGCGAACCCCGAGATCTCGCAGAACCGGCGCGCGTGCAGACCACACATTGGACCGAAATCTACCATCGCGACCGTATGGGCGAGCACTACCCGTTGCTCGATGCGGCCTTCGCGTGGCTGGCGGCAAATCCGGTGGTGGCCGACCGCATAACCCTGGTCCACGGCGACTTTCGCTCGGGTAACTATCTTTACGATGACGAAGGTCTCATCGCGATGCTCGATTGGGAGATGACTCATCTCGGCGATCCCATCGAAGATCTCGCGTGGGCCACCATGATGTTCTGGGGCCGCCAGGAATTTGCCGCCGGGCTGATGGAGCGCGAGGCGTTTTACCGCTTGTACGAACAAAAATCGGGACATCCCATTGATCGCGCGCGGCTGCGCTTCTATCAGGTACTGGGGAACGCGAAGATGGCGGTTATCTGCCTTACGGGAATCCGCGACTTCATCGAGGGCCGCACCACCGATTCGGTGATGCCGGTCTTGAAGGTCCTGCTGCCGGCGCTGTTCCAGGATATCGCGGCGCAACTAAGGCTTGCCTAG
- a CDS encoding glycoside hydrolase family 15 protein, which yields MATLHDSPRATGAPGIEPRWTRSAKDVVGTAYSSTSRVWFTGSKGVLNEIYFPTADSPQVRDLQLLVSDGTSFFHEERRDLETTTAYLSEHGLAVRVINRDPASRYLIVKDILCDPHQPTVLMHVRLEGDPAFLARLHLYVLLAPHLGVAGWGNNGNSTSIVGREFLTANRDGNWLALAATVPFVRRSCGYVGRTDGWQDLSENFQLDYQFASASNGNIALTGEIDLSRGHEFTIGLAFGRTLHRAVTTLFQSLAISFESHRDRFLEQWDRACRHHHPLGQWSEDNGQLHSRSHDLLIAHEDKNYPGAIIASMSIPWGEAKGDEDLGGYHLVWTRDMVNSATGMLASGDLSTPVRALIYLACSQHEDGGFSQNFWINGDPYWQGIQLDEVAFPMMLAWRLHKAGALLDFDPYPMVRAGAKYLIHQGPATQQERWEENSGFSPSTLASNIAALVCGACYARERHDELTARYLEEYADFLESHVEQWTVTNQGFLVPGIQRHYVRITPADANDDHPNEDPDRFPVEIRNRPPGTPRQFRTAEIVDPGFLELARYGVRRPADPLIESSLQVVDSVLKADLPQGPCWRRYTHDGYGQRDDGGPFVGWGRGRPWPLLTGERGHYELAAGRDPLPYIRAMELFATPTRLLPEQVWDQSDIPGALLVKGEQTGSATPLMWAHAEYVKLLRSAADGQVFDLISEVAERYLTPRARRPMEIWKYHRRRVPAIKVPTTLRIQCERPFMLHWTRDEWAHRQDLRATPTPIGLSYADIEVAESWQAPIRFTFLWTDTGTWEGKDFAVHIER from the coding sequence ATGGCAACCCTGCACGATTCGCCCCGCGCCACGGGCGCTCCCGGCATCGAACCGCGATGGACCCGCAGCGCGAAAGATGTGGTGGGGACCGCATACTCGTCCACCAGCCGCGTTTGGTTCACTGGCTCAAAAGGGGTTCTCAACGAAATTTATTTTCCCACCGCTGATTCGCCGCAGGTCCGGGATTTGCAATTGCTGGTCAGCGACGGGACCAGTTTTTTCCACGAAGAGCGGCGCGACCTCGAGACCACCACTGCGTATCTTTCCGAGCACGGTCTCGCCGTGCGGGTCATCAACCGCGATCCCGCCTCGCGCTATCTGATCGTCAAGGACATACTCTGCGACCCCCACCAGCCGACCGTGTTGATGCATGTTCGGCTGGAAGGAGACCCCGCCTTTCTCGCGCGCTTGCATCTGTACGTGCTGCTGGCCCCGCACCTGGGGGTCGCAGGTTGGGGCAACAACGGCAATTCCACTTCCATCGTGGGGCGCGAGTTTCTGACCGCCAATCGTGACGGCAACTGGCTGGCCTTGGCCGCGACCGTGCCCTTCGTACGGAGATCGTGCGGATATGTGGGACGCACCGACGGATGGCAGGACCTGTCAGAGAATTTCCAGCTCGACTACCAATTCGCGTCCGCCTCCAACGGCAATATCGCCCTCACCGGTGAAATCGACTTGAGCCGCGGGCACGAATTCACCATCGGTCTGGCCTTTGGTCGCACCTTGCATCGCGCCGTCACCACCTTGTTCCAGTCGCTGGCCATCAGTTTCGAGTCACATCGCGACCGTTTCCTCGAACAGTGGGATCGGGCCTGCCGCCACCATCATCCGTTGGGCCAATGGTCGGAAGATAACGGCCAACTTCATAGCCGTAGCCACGACTTGCTGATCGCGCATGAAGACAAAAATTACCCGGGTGCAATCATCGCCTCCATGAGTATTCCTTGGGGAGAAGCCAAGGGTGACGAAGACCTGGGCGGATACCACCTGGTATGGACGCGCGACATGGTTAACAGCGCCACCGGAATGCTGGCGTCGGGCGACTTGTCTACCCCGGTGCGGGCGCTGATCTACCTGGCGTGTTCGCAGCACGAGGATGGCGGCTTCTCGCAGAATTTCTGGATCAATGGCGATCCCTATTGGCAGGGGATCCAGCTCGATGAAGTTGCCTTCCCGATGATGTTGGCATGGCGCCTGCACAAGGCCGGTGCGCTGCTCGATTTCGATCCGTATCCGATGGTGCGGGCGGGCGCTAAGTACCTCATCCACCAGGGACCCGCCACCCAGCAGGAGCGCTGGGAGGAGAACAGCGGATTTTCTCCATCGACCCTCGCCAGTAATATCGCGGCGCTGGTGTGCGGCGCCTGCTACGCGCGCGAACGTCACGATGAGCTGACCGCCCGGTACCTGGAGGAGTATGCGGATTTTCTGGAGTCCCACGTTGAGCAGTGGACGGTGACCAATCAGGGGTTTCTGGTTCCAGGAATCCAACGGCACTACGTCCGCATCACTCCCGCCGATGCTAACGACGACCATCCCAACGAAGACCCGGATCGTTTTCCCGTCGAGATTCGCAATCGGCCGCCGGGTACCCCGAGGCAGTTTCGAACCGCGGAAATTGTCGACCCTGGATTTCTCGAACTCGCGCGCTACGGCGTGCGGCGGCCCGCTGACCCCTTGATCGAGAGTTCGCTGCAAGTGGTTGATTCGGTCTTGAAGGCGGATCTGCCCCAGGGCCCCTGCTGGCGGCGTTATACCCACGACGGTTACGGACAGCGAGACGATGGCGGCCCGTTCGTTGGGTGGGGCCGCGGGCGACCTTGGCCGTTGCTGACCGGGGAACGGGGTCACTACGAGCTGGCAGCCGGACGCGATCCGCTCCCTTATATTCGCGCGATGGAATTGTTCGCCACGCCGACCCGCCTGCTCCCGGAGCAGGTGTGGGATCAATCGGACATCCCCGGCGCCCTGCTCGTCAAGGGTGAGCAGACCGGAAGCGCAACTCCCCTGATGTGGGCGCATGCCGAGTACGTGAAATTGCTCCGCTCCGCCGCGGACGGGCAGGTCTTCGACCTGATCTCAGAAGTTGCGGAGCGCTACCTCACCCCGCGCGCACGCCGCCCGATGGAGATTTGGAAATATCATCGCCGCAGGGTCCCCGCGATAAAGGTACCGACCACACTACGCATCCAATGTGAGCGGCCGTTCATGCTGCATTGGACGCGGGACGAATGGGCGCATCGACAGGACCTCCGCGCTACGCCCACGCCCATCGGGCTCAGTTACGCCGACATCGAAGTCGCGGAGTCGTGGCAAGCGCCGATTCGATTCACCTTTTTGTGGACCGACACCGGAACCTGGGAAGGCAAGGATTTCGCGGTGCACATCGAACGCTAG
- a CDS encoding ArsA-related P-loop ATPase, which yields MKSRALDFERYRLIACLGPGGVGKTTVSAALAVGGASRGRAVDVMTVDPAPRLLDALGLDGNASEPRTVSLKALRPAPAGAIRRARLRALKLDPKETFDSIVREHAPSAAARDAILSNRIYRNLSSALAGVGDYMAMEKLLELVSQPDTDVVVLDTPPASEALDFLDAPRRLLDLLNSRAVTLLGAPAGLLRQFRLVDLAARAVLSAFDRVTGLNLLADVQAFVNGFEGMYEGFAERAKRADAILRADDTALVLVTTPETGRIAQAREFLEALQKAGLQVNAIVVNRAMPALPDAKEITAAKLSAALKRKLRRNLADQAALKERETRSLEALTSVMPSQAQLLLSPELDHEPRSVADLGVIGANLRPAAG from the coding sequence ATGAAATCGCGCGCGCTGGATTTCGAGCGGTATCGCCTCATCGCATGCCTGGGACCAGGCGGAGTGGGCAAGACCACCGTCAGCGCCGCGCTTGCGGTGGGCGGCGCATCGCGGGGGCGCGCCGTCGACGTGATGACCGTCGATCCGGCGCCGCGCTTGCTCGATGCTCTCGGTCTTGACGGTAACGCAAGCGAGCCTCGCACCGTTTCTTTGAAAGCCTTGCGCCCCGCGCCTGCCGGCGCCATCCGGCGCGCGCGACTTCGGGCTCTCAAACTCGATCCCAAAGAGACTTTCGATTCGATCGTGCGGGAGCATGCGCCGTCGGCGGCCGCCCGCGACGCGATCCTCTCCAACCGCATCTACCGCAACCTGTCCAGCGCGCTGGCCGGGGTCGGCGACTACATGGCGATGGAAAAATTGCTCGAGCTTGTCTCGCAACCTGACACCGACGTGGTGGTGCTCGACACCCCGCCGGCGTCTGAGGCCCTGGACTTCCTCGATGCGCCGCGTCGCTTGCTTGATCTGCTCAACTCGCGCGCCGTCACCTTGCTCGGGGCCCCGGCGGGTCTGCTGCGCCAATTCAGATTGGTCGACCTCGCGGCCCGCGCGGTCCTCTCCGCCTTCGATCGAGTTACCGGCCTGAACCTGCTCGCCGACGTGCAGGCGTTCGTGAACGGATTCGAAGGAATGTACGAGGGCTTCGCCGAGCGTGCCAAACGGGCGGACGCGATACTGCGTGCCGACGACACGGCGCTAGTGCTGGTGACCACTCCCGAGACCGGACGCATCGCGCAAGCGCGAGAATTCCTGGAAGCACTCCAGAAGGCCGGCCTTCAGGTCAACGCCATTGTCGTTAACCGCGCAATGCCGGCTCTGCCGGACGCAAAAGAAATCACCGCCGCAAAACTTTCCGCTGCGCTGAAGCGCAAACTCAGACGCAACCTGGCCGACCAGGCCGCCCTGAAAGAGCGCGAAACTCGCTCGCTCGAGGCGCTCACCAGTGTCATGCCTTCGCAGGCGCAGCTTCTGCTGTCACCCGAACTGGATCACGAGCCCAGGAGCGTGGCCGACCTGGGGGTCATCGGCGCTAATCTTCGGCCCGCCGCGGGATAG
- a CDS encoding ArsA-related P-loop ATPase, which produces MQLPRVLFVTGKGGTGKSTVAAALAVALSQRRSAVLADLSSHLGAAALLGAAICDDQTARLSESLEVVALSQRAELNSFIKRLVPLAAISKRMLRSRTFGYVTAALPGLEAFLLLERLRMMAGEAALHDRYVVIDAPATGTALELLAVASGVKGVAPVGTLSRLADDVQEFLTDPHRFAVLITVTPEDLSVRETLATAETLKSVRRIEVAGAILNRSTSALFEEHELERLGALDAHRKLAHKRIAERAAAIAARRELEQAGVVTFELPMLYRAAIGMREISALARALTAGLVAQ; this is translated from the coding sequence ATGCAGCTGCCGCGGGTTCTTTTCGTTACCGGCAAGGGCGGCACGGGCAAGAGCACCGTGGCAGCGGCGCTCGCCGTTGCGCTCTCGCAGCGACGGTCCGCGGTCCTCGCCGATCTCAGCAGTCATTTGGGCGCCGCTGCCCTGCTGGGAGCGGCCATTTGCGACGACCAGACCGCGCGCCTTTCCGAATCGCTGGAAGTGGTGGCCCTGAGTCAGCGGGCGGAACTGAATTCTTTCATCAAACGACTTGTGCCGCTGGCAGCAATCTCTAAACGCATGCTGCGCAGCCGCACTTTTGGCTACGTAACGGCCGCACTTCCCGGCCTCGAGGCTTTCCTGCTGCTGGAGCGACTCCGGATGATGGCGGGCGAGGCCGCGCTCCACGATCGATACGTGGTCATCGACGCTCCGGCCACCGGCACCGCGCTCGAACTGCTCGCGGTCGCCAGCGGCGTCAAGGGCGTCGCTCCAGTCGGGACCCTCAGCCGACTGGCGGATGACGTGCAGGAGTTCCTGACCGACCCCCACCGTTTCGCCGTTCTCATAACCGTCACCCCCGAGGACCTGTCGGTGCGCGAGACACTTGCTACTGCCGAGACGCTCAAGAGCGTGCGTCGGATCGAAGTGGCCGGGGCAATCTTGAATCGATCCACCAGTGCGCTGTTCGAAGAACACGAGCTGGAGCGACTCGGTGCGCTCGACGCACACCGCAAGCTCGCGCACAAGCGCATCGCGGAGCGCGCGGCCGCAATTGCCGCCCGCAGGGAGCTGGAGCAGGCTGGGGTCGTAACATTTGAGCTGCCGATGCTCTATCGAGCGGCGATCGGCATGCGAGAAATTTCCGCGCTTGCGCGCGCTCTCACAGCCGGCCTGGTCGCACAATGA
- a CDS encoding isocitrate/isopropylmalate family dehydrogenase, whose product MANKKVVVLPGDDAAPEAMAATMDVLHALELPIDFIEFPPGEKWVRGETDKRAREAIDASDTTLFGSTSGKTTSIMYLRWGKQTYANVRPAKWSPGYRSPMAHPEGIDFVIVRENLEDLYLGLEGPLHELAPLKLHSRILRGPLDTSERGIYAVKVITERNTRRVADFACQLALKRKRAGGRGKLTCTSKYNMLRDADGFFRQIVEETAAKYPDIKYEQFIVDDFARRIVASPQELDVVVMPNLYGDILSDAAAGTIGGLGLAPSGCFGDGYAYFESVHGTAPDIMGRGIINPTATMLSAAMMLDYLGLTSAANRFEDAVRKVYAAGRSLTVDQGGSTKTSEFARAVIANL is encoded by the coding sequence GTGGCGAACAAAAAAGTGGTGGTATTGCCAGGGGACGACGCCGCACCGGAGGCAATGGCGGCGACTATGGACGTGTTACATGCACTCGAGCTGCCGATCGATTTTATCGAGTTTCCGCCTGGCGAAAAGTGGGTGCGCGGCGAGACCGACAAGCGGGCGCGTGAAGCGATCGACGCCTCCGACACCACCTTGTTCGGCTCAACCTCGGGGAAGACCACTTCGATAATGTATTTGCGCTGGGGCAAACAAACCTACGCCAACGTGCGGCCGGCGAAGTGGTCGCCGGGATATCGCAGTCCCATGGCACATCCCGAGGGAATCGATTTCGTGATCGTGCGCGAGAACCTCGAGGACCTTTACCTGGGGCTGGAGGGACCGCTGCACGAACTTGCGCCGCTGAAACTACACAGCCGCATCCTGCGCGGCCCGCTCGATACCTCCGAGCGTGGCATTTACGCTGTCAAAGTCATCACCGAGCGCAACACCCGGCGAGTAGCAGACTTCGCCTGCCAACTCGCGCTCAAGCGCAAACGAGCCGGTGGCAGGGGCAAGCTGACCTGCACATCGAAATACAATATGCTGCGCGATGCCGACGGGTTTTTCCGGCAGATCGTCGAGGAGACCGCGGCCAAGTACCCGGACATAAAGTACGAGCAGTTTATCGTCGATGACTTCGCGCGCCGCATCGTGGCGAGCCCACAGGAGCTAGACGTGGTGGTCATGCCGAATCTGTATGGGGATATCCTTTCCGACGCCGCGGCCGGCACGATCGGCGGACTCGGGCTGGCGCCGAGCGGCTGCTTTGGCGACGGCTACGCGTACTTCGAGTCGGTGCATGGAACTGCGCCAGACATCATGGGCAGAGGCATCATCAATCCGACCGCCACGATGCTTTCCGCAGCCATGATGCTCGACTATCTGGGATTGACCAGCGCCGCCAATCGATTCGAGGATGCAGTGCGCAAGGTTTACGCAGCCGGACGGAGTCTGACGGTCGATCAGGGGGGCAGTACCAAGACCTCGGAGTTCGCGCGCGCCGTGATCGCAAATCTCTAG
- a CDS encoding alpha/beta hydrolase, translated as MKAEPVRVRVGVTILALLLALSAAVSGARGEVENGFHSASGPVEVPGVPGIYQWRFESSVGPSPYDRIALHRFAQGASARQRHDLTVLYLPGTNMNGEIALYDPRYSFPVYLATRGVDVWALDYRTHFVASTATPGEISDLFKRWTNEEFASDITAAASFILKQTGSQKIFVAGFSRGVSFAYLFTALHPQQVAGIIALDGFIPRRASQPLPDDHAVDDLAGKNLTWEKRQFLMEAVIANPNGPAPLPKYQSAAENLEHVVYDSKDFGGKGGLANPFDGYSSPVVLARMLVGYDRYWPAVQNYQNPFTPELRDALQVSKVPVIAFASTNIAPDWSTWVGESAHATGSDDVTFQVFPKWGHLDVLCGTHAQAQVFVPIVAWLKRHQK; from the coding sequence ATGAAGGCTGAACCGGTACGAGTTCGGGTCGGAGTGACAATTCTGGCGCTGCTGCTGGCGCTCTCGGCGGCGGTTTCCGGCGCGCGGGGCGAAGTTGAAAACGGATTCCACTCCGCGAGCGGGCCGGTTGAGGTACCGGGCGTTCCGGGAATTTACCAATGGCGCTTCGAGTCCTCGGTTGGTCCTTCCCCGTATGACCGGATTGCGCTGCATCGCTTCGCGCAGGGGGCAAGCGCGCGGCAGCGTCACGACCTTACGGTCCTCTATTTGCCGGGGACCAACATGAACGGCGAAATCGCCCTCTACGATCCGCGCTATTCATTCCCGGTCTACCTGGCCACCCGCGGGGTAGACGTATGGGCGCTCGACTATCGGACTCACTTTGTCGCGTCCACCGCGACACCGGGGGAAATCAGTGACTTGTTCAAGCGATGGACCAACGAGGAGTTCGCATCGGACATCACCGCGGCGGCGAGCTTTATCCTCAAGCAGACCGGCTCGCAGAAGATCTTCGTGGCGGGGTTTAGCCGCGGGGTGTCGTTCGCGTACCTGTTCACCGCCCTGCATCCCCAGCAGGTCGCCGGGATTATCGCATTGGACGGATTCATTCCGCGGCGCGCGTCTCAACCCCTGCCTGACGATCATGCGGTCGACGATCTGGCGGGAAAGAATCTCACCTGGGAGAAACGGCAATTCCTGATGGAGGCGGTGATCGCAAATCCCAACGGCCCCGCGCCGCTACCCAAATACCAGAGTGCGGCCGAGAACCTGGAGCACGTGGTCTACGATTCGAAGGATTTCGGAGGTAAAGGCGGATTGGCAAATCCGTTCGACGGCTATTCCAGTCCGGTGGTGCTGGCGCGGATGCTGGTCGGATACGATCGCTACTGGCCCGCGGTGCAGAACTATCAAAATCCGTTCACCCCGGAACTGCGTGACGCCCTGCAGGTCTCGAAAGTCCCGGTGATCGCGTTTGCCAGCACCAACATCGCGCCTGATTGGTCAACGTGGGTAGGCGAGTCTGCCCACGCAACCGGCAGTGATGACGTTACCTTCCAGGTCTTTCCGAAGTGGGGCCATCTTGATGTCTTGTGCGGTACACACGCGCAGGCGCAGGTGTTCGTCCCCATTGTGGCCTGGCTCAAGCGGCATCAGAAGTAG
- a CDS encoding TIGR03560 family F420-dependent LLM class oxidoreductase, which produces MSKKAQFALFSPQAGLNWKALLDRTKLCEKLGFHSIWLVDHMWTGQMPDLDHVECLTAMSGLAAATEAIRIGTLVICNSYRNPALLAKSLCTIDQISGGRLEIGMGAGWMAEEYKAYGYQFPSMPERLKQLAEGLEILKQMLTEKRANFKGRYYTVADAINNPKGVQKPHPPITIGGSGEKVMLKLVAKYADRWNCPAGYQSFEQKFNVLKQHCKDIGRDINTIDISEQLLVCIGKTEDEVAQKWKMAQGLKPFSITGIKGTPKQLIEELKKRMTQGITTFTIFFSDFAPPPTLELFAGEVMPAFA; this is translated from the coding sequence ATGAGCAAAAAGGCGCAATTCGCTTTGTTCTCGCCGCAGGCCGGTCTCAACTGGAAAGCGCTTCTCGATCGCACCAAACTGTGCGAGAAGCTCGGTTTTCATTCCATCTGGCTGGTGGATCACATGTGGACCGGGCAAATGCCGGATCTCGACCACGTGGAATGCCTTACCGCGATGAGCGGGCTGGCGGCCGCGACCGAAGCGATTCGCATCGGCACGCTGGTGATCTGCAATTCGTATCGCAACCCCGCCCTGCTCGCTAAGTCGCTCTGCACCATCGATCAGATCTCAGGCGGGCGCCTCGAAATCGGCATGGGCGCCGGATGGATGGCCGAGGAATACAAAGCGTACGGTTACCAGTTCCCGTCGATGCCCGAGCGGCTAAAGCAGCTTGCAGAGGGACTCGAAATCCTCAAGCAGATGCTCACCGAGAAGCGCGCAAACTTCAAAGGGCGCTACTACACGGTCGCCGACGCGATCAACAATCCCAAGGGGGTGCAGAAACCCCATCCGCCGATCACCATCGGTGGCAGCGGCGAGAAGGTAATGCTCAAACTGGTCGCGAAATATGCCGACCGCTGGAATTGCCCCGCGGGCTACCAGAGCTTCGAGCAGAAGTTCAACGTGCTCAAGCAGCACTGCAAGGATATCGGCCGCGACATCAACACCATCGACATCTCCGAGCAACTCCTGGTCTGTATCGGCAAAACCGAAGACGAGGTAGCGCAAAAATGGAAAATGGCGCAAGGGCTCAAGCCGTTCTCCATCACCGGCATCAAAGGCACCCCCAAGCAGCTCATCGAAGAGTTGAAAAAACGCATGACGCAGGGCATCACCACATTTACCATCTTCTTTAGTGACTTCGCGCCACCACCGACCCTCGAGTTGTTCGCGGGCGAAGTCATGCCGGCATTTGCGTAG